A single Carassius carassius chromosome 3, fCarCar2.1, whole genome shotgun sequence DNA region contains:
- the zgc:56231 gene encoding kinesin-like protein KIF20A yields MSTVIDMTNEDTVLVAMESTACEPHHAALPELSGVSSITSQSETAEISEKQQLRVYLKVRPFSEEELKSSEDQGCVVLEDSETIALHAPKGSATMKSSEKGIGQQVYKFSFTQIFGPTCTQAEFFDGTISSQVHDFVHGKNALVFSYGVTNAGKTYTIQGSQKDPGILPRALEVVFKHIAGRQYEYMDLKPYLSSDVQKLDSEQLKVEKNAKAALFSLLKEEPEPTKSSRNRSSTSSVSSLSFSSVSYDHTADSVDGTVEGQCLYSVWVAFYEIYNEHVYDLLQLAHTSKTKRRLALRVCEDSTGSSYIRDLRWVNVQNAEEASKILRVGNKNRSAAATKMNQSSSRSHSIFTIKLIRMEGDVVQGLSDLSLCDLAGSERCNKTKTFGERLKEAGNINNSLLILGKCIAALRNNQGCRMKMSYVPFRESKLTRLFQGMFCGRGRASMIVNINQCASTYDETLHVMKFSAVARQVLQVIPQRSLESLAPRLVGLDGKPLLKNGIIDDHAVDDYLSEEELLDGDEADMSILPQEELVSLVESLRVKLLAERRKNLLQEIQIRKEMGDAMLQQIMEAEELHSRQMVDLKESYEEKMDSTFDMYKEALKEHAYQCALERLEEDYIPVEEYNEEQERVKELEKLVRELEEKCQHCGPPPLLQDNSMQTNPVPATEESERFKMLYKEKCAVEKLCVEKQERISELNETLQEAGESYMEKLAEVQNLQNRLSNQEQKMECLQSDVMAKEKEIIHLRQEIAKLSNDSVGQSLPRCGLLVNIKESMTPQSTGSLCRTIKKSVRATTSLRKKPS; encoded by the exons ATGTCAACCGTTATTGACATGACAAATGAGGACACTGTGTTAGTGGCTATGGAGTCAACTGCTTGTGAGCCTCATCATGCAGCTCTACCTGAACTTTCTGGAGTTTCTTCCATAACATCACAG AGTGAGACTGCTGAAATCTCTGAAAAACAGCAACTTCGAGTTTACTTGAAGGTACGCCCTTTCAGTGAAGAGGAACTCAAAAGCAGTGAAGATCAG ggttgtgTTGTTTTGGAAGACTCTGAGACCATTGCCCTTCATGCTCCTAAAGGATCTGCCACCATGAAAAGCAGCGAGAAAGGAATTGGTCAACAGGTTTATAAATTTAGCTTTACCCAG ATCTTTGGACCCACCTGCACTCAGGCAGAGTTTTTTGATGGCACAATCAGTTCACAGGTGCATGACTTTGTTCATGGGAAAAATGCATTGGTGTTCAGTTATGGTGTGACCAATGCTGGAAAAACATACACCATACAAG GTTCTCAGAAAGATCCTGGCATTTTGCCCCGTGCTTTAGAGGTTGTATTTAAACACATTGCTGGCCGCCAGTATGAATATATGGACCTAAAGCCATATTTGAGCTCAGATGTGCAAAAATTGGACTCTGAGCAACTAAAAGTAGAGAAGAATGCCAAGGCGGCACTCTTCAGTTTGCTCAAAGAG GAGCCTGAACCCACAAAATCAAGTAGAAATAGAAGTTCAACATCCTCAGTCAGTAGTTTGTCATTTTCCAGCGTTTCGTATGACCACACAG CCGACAGTGTTGATGGGACGGTTGAAGGGCAATGTCTGTACTCTGTTTGGGTGGCGTTTTATGAAATCTACAATGAGCACGTGTATGACCTGCTTCAGCTAGCCCACACCAGCAAAACTAAAAGACGTCTTGCACTGCGGGTTTGTGAGGACAGCACAGGGAGCTCTTACATTAGAG ATTTAAGATGGGTTAATGTGCAGAATGCAGAGGAGGCTAGTAAGATCCTGCGTGTTGGCAATAAGAACCGCAGTGCAGCAGCAACCAAGATGAACCAGTCATCCAGCAGAAG TCATAGCATCTTCACCATCAAACTGATACGCATGGAAGGAGACGTTGTTCAGGGACTGTCCGA TCTCTCACTTTGTGACTTAGCCGGCTCTGAAAGGTGtaacaaaaccaaaacatttgGAGAGCGACTGAAAGAAGCCGGTAATATAAACAACTCATTACTGATTCTAGGCAAGTGTATTGCAGCACTCCGGAATAACCAAGGTTGCAG GATGAAGATGAGTTACGTCCCATTTCGAGAAAGCAAATTGACAAGGCTCTTTCAAGGAATGTTTTGTGGGCGTGGCAGGGCTTCCATGATTGTGAATATTAATCAGTGTGCCTCAACTTATGATGAGACCCTACATGTGATGAAGTTCTCTGCTGTTGCCAGACAG GTGTTACAGGTTATACCTCAAAGATCTCTTGAGTCTCTGGCACCACGACTCGTAGGTCTGGATGGGAAGCCATTGCTGAAAAATGGAATTATTGATGACCATGCTGTGGATGACTACTTGTCAGAGGAAGAGCTGCTGGATGGAGATGAGGCAGATATGTCAATATTGCCTCAAGAG GAGTTGGTGAGCTTGGTGGAAAGCTTGCGTGTAAAGCTGTTGGCGGAGCGCAGGAAAAATCTGCTGCAGGAAATTCAGATACGAAAGGAGATGGGAGATGCAATGTTGCAACAGATCATGGAGGCAGAGGAGCTGCACAG tcGTCAGATGGTGGACCTAAAGGAGAGTTATGAAGAGAAGATggacagcacatttgacatgtaTAAAGAGGCGTTGAAAGAGCATGCATACCAATGCGCTCTGGAGAGACTAGAAGAAGATTACATCCCTGTAGAGGAATACAATGAGGAGCAAGAGCGAGTCAAG GAGCTAGAAAAGCTTGTTCGAGAGTTGGAGGAGAAATGCCAGCATTGTGGTCCTCCTCCACTCCTGCAGGACAACTCCATGCAAACAAATCCAGTGCCTGCCACAGAAGAATCAG AAAGGTTCAAAATGCTGTACAAGGAAAAGTGTGCAGTGGAGAAACTGTGTGTTGAGAAACAAGAG CGGATCAGTGAGTTGAATGAGACTCTGCAGGAAGCTGGGGAGAGCTACATGGAAAAACTTGCAGAGGTCCAAAACCTACAAAACAGACTCTCAAATCAA gagcaaaaaATGGAGTGTTTACAAAGTGATGTCATGGCCAAAGAGAAGGAGATAATCCATTTGCGGCAGGAAATTGCAAAGCTGTCTAATGATTCTGTAGGACAGTCTCTTCCAAGATGTGGTTTGCTGGTCAACATTAAAGAATCAATGACGCCACAATCTACAGGAAGTCTATGTCGCACCATTAAAAAGTCTGTAAGGGCAACAACATCTCTAAGAAAAAAGCCGAGCTGA
- the rps20 gene encoding 40S ribosomal protein S20, translating to MAFKDTGKAPVEAEVAIHRIRITLTSRNVKSLEKVCADLIRGAKEKSLKVKGPVRMPTKTLRITTRKTPCGEGSKTWDRFQMRIHKRLIDLHSPSEIVKQITSISIEPGVEVEVTIADA from the exons ATG GCATTCAAAGACACTGGTAAGGCTCCTGTTGAGGCCGAGGTGGCAATTCACCGTATCCGCATCACGCTGACCAGCCGCAATGTCAAATCTCTGGAAAAAG tgtgTGCTGATTTGATCCGAGGTGCCAAAGAGAAGAGTCTGAAGGTGAAAGGACCTGTGCGTATGCCCACCAAG ACTCTTCGTATCACTACTCGCAAGACGCCATGTGGTGAAGGTTCCAAGACCTGGGACAGATTCCAGATGCGGATTCACAAGCGCCTCATTGATCTACACAGTCCATCTGAGATCGTCAAGCAGATCACCAGCATCAGCATTGAGCCTGGTGTTGAGGTGGAGGTCACCATTGCAGATGCATAG
- the plag1 gene encoding zinc finger protein PLAG1 isoform X1: protein MATVSLNDCPTTAEHCRVRKRRVEGKVRKNFSCQLCEKAFNSLEKLKVHSYSHTGERPYHCTHTDCTKAFVSKYKLLRHMATHSPEKTHKCSYCEKMFHRKDHLKNHLHTHDPNKEAFSCTECGKSYNTKLGFRRHQALHAAHRGDLTCQVCLQSYPSTPLLLEHLRGHAGKSATATKEKRHQCEHCERRFYTRKDVRRHLVVHTGRKDFLCQYCAQRFGRKDHLTRHVKKSHAHELLRVKAEPVDLMESQSSPTSGPLSLRYPIGHASYSPPPPPPPPPPLRAELESYLLELQAEDTPKLSASATVTGETTSSLDFLSPLFNFLPYNQGPGPTLGMAYSQEEGPLTTPMQDTPEPLSLLHTITHSHTLSQTNALTPSYTHPPSLNTTTTLPRFHQAFQ, encoded by the exons ATGGCAACGGTATCTCTGAACGACTGCCCCACCACGGCAGAACATTGTCGAGTGCGGAAGAGGAGAGTAGAGGGTAAAGTGAGGAAGAACTTCTCCTGTCAGTTGTGTGAGAAGGCCTTCAACAGCTTGGAGAAGCTGAAGGTACACTCGTACTCCCACACAGGAGAAAGGCCGTATCACTGCACACACACTGACTGCACCAAGGCCTTCGTCTCCAAGTATAAACTCTTACG GCACATGGCCACACACTCTCCAGAAAAGACACACAAGTGCAGCTACTGCGAGAAGATGTTCCACCGTAAAGATCACCTGAAGAACCACCTCCACACACATGACCCCAACAAGGAGGCTTTCAGCTGCACAGAATGCGGCAAGAGCTACAATACCAAATTAGGCTTTCGAAGGCACCAAGCCCTTCACGCCGCACACCGTGGAGACCTCACCTGCCAGGTGTGTCTGCAGTCATACCCAAGCACTCCCCTACTGCTGGAGCACCTACGTGGGCACGCAGGGAAAAGCGCTACCGCAACTAAGGAAAAGCGACATCAGTGCGAGCACTGCGAAAGGCGTTTTTACACCCGTAAGGATGTGCGACGCCACTTGGTTGTGCATACAGGACGCAAGGACTTCCTTTGCCAGTACTGTGCACAACGATTCGGCCGCAAGGACCACCTTACTCGGCATGTTAAGAAAAGCCACGCTCATGAGCTGCTGAGGGTTAAGGCAGAGCCCGTAGATTTGATGGAGTCACAATCCTCACCAACATCTGGGCCTCTCTCTCTAAGGTATCCAATAGGTCATGCTTCTtactcaccaccaccaccaccaccaccaccaccaccactgaGGGCGGAGCTTGAAAGTTATCTCTTAGAGCTACAGGCTGAAGATACACCCAAGCTGAGTGCTTCTGCAACGGTGACTGGAGAGACAACATCATCCCTGGACTTTCTGTCTCCATTGTTTAATTTTCTGCCTTACAATCAAGGGCCAGGGCCTACTTTGGGAATGGCCTACAGCCAGGAGGAGGGGCCACTGACCACCCCCATGCAAGACACCCCAGAGCCTCTTAGCCTCCTTCACAcaatcacacattcacacacactgtcacaaACAAATGCACTCACTCCGAGTTATACACATCCACCATCTCTGAATACAACCACCACCCTGCCTCGCTTCCACCAAGCCTTCCAGTAA
- the plag1 gene encoding zinc finger protein PLAG1 isoform X2 yields the protein MIQRHMATHSPEKTHKCSYCEKMFHRKDHLKNHLHTHDPNKEAFSCTECGKSYNTKLGFRRHQALHAAHRGDLTCQVCLQSYPSTPLLLEHLRGHAGKSATATKEKRHQCEHCERRFYTRKDVRRHLVVHTGRKDFLCQYCAQRFGRKDHLTRHVKKSHAHELLRVKAEPVDLMESQSSPTSGPLSLRYPIGHASYSPPPPPPPPPPLRAELESYLLELQAEDTPKLSASATVTGETTSSLDFLSPLFNFLPYNQGPGPTLGMAYSQEEGPLTTPMQDTPEPLSLLHTITHSHTLSQTNALTPSYTHPPSLNTTTTLPRFHQAFQ from the exons ATGATTCAGAG GCACATGGCCACACACTCTCCAGAAAAGACACACAAGTGCAGCTACTGCGAGAAGATGTTCCACCGTAAAGATCACCTGAAGAACCACCTCCACACACATGACCCCAACAAGGAGGCTTTCAGCTGCACAGAATGCGGCAAGAGCTACAATACCAAATTAGGCTTTCGAAGGCACCAAGCCCTTCACGCCGCACACCGTGGAGACCTCACCTGCCAGGTGTGTCTGCAGTCATACCCAAGCACTCCCCTACTGCTGGAGCACCTACGTGGGCACGCAGGGAAAAGCGCTACCGCAACTAAGGAAAAGCGACATCAGTGCGAGCACTGCGAAAGGCGTTTTTACACCCGTAAGGATGTGCGACGCCACTTGGTTGTGCATACAGGACGCAAGGACTTCCTTTGCCAGTACTGTGCACAACGATTCGGCCGCAAGGACCACCTTACTCGGCATGTTAAGAAAAGCCACGCTCATGAGCTGCTGAGGGTTAAGGCAGAGCCCGTAGATTTGATGGAGTCACAATCCTCACCAACATCTGGGCCTCTCTCTCTAAGGTATCCAATAGGTCATGCTTCTtactcaccaccaccaccaccaccaccaccaccaccactgaGGGCGGAGCTTGAAAGTTATCTCTTAGAGCTACAGGCTGAAGATACACCCAAGCTGAGTGCTTCTGCAACGGTGACTGGAGAGACAACATCATCCCTGGACTTTCTGTCTCCATTGTTTAATTTTCTGCCTTACAATCAAGGGCCAGGGCCTACTTTGGGAATGGCCTACAGCCAGGAGGAGGGGCCACTGACCACCCCCATGCAAGACACCCCAGAGCCTCTTAGCCTCCTTCACAcaatcacacattcacacacactgtcacaaACAAATGCACTCACTCCGAGTTATACACATCCACCATCTCTGAATACAACCACCACCCTGCCTCGCTTCCACCAAGCCTTCCAGTAA